From the genome of Flavobacterium luteolum, one region includes:
- the hemW gene encoding radical SAM family heme chaperone HemW, producing MSGIYIHIPFCKQACHYCDFHFSTSMKKKDDMVLALAKEIAMRKTESDGEIETIYFGGGTPSVLSNDEINFLISEVYKNYKVVENPEITLEANPDDLSAQRILELSKSPINRLSIGIQSFYEEDLKMMNRAHNSAEAKKCLEEATKYFDNISLDLIYGIPGMSDEMWKQNIQTALDFSIPHISSYALTVEPKTALSKLIQTGKIAEPQDEVASNHFAILVEMLQKNGFIHYELSNFGKENYFSKNNSAYWLGKKYIGIGPSAHSYDGEKRGWNIANNSLYLKAIQNDELPIETEILTISDRYNEYIMTGLRTIWGVSLERIEKEFGSEYLNYLLEQSQKFLKDDLLSVENNILKPTPKGKFLTDGIASDLFYVES from the coding sequence ATGAGCGGCATTTATATTCACATACCATTCTGCAAGCAGGCTTGCCATTACTGCGACTTTCATTTCTCGACTTCGATGAAAAAGAAAGACGATATGGTTTTGGCTTTGGCTAAAGAAATTGCTATGCGCAAAACCGAAAGTGATGGTGAAATTGAAACTATTTACTTTGGCGGTGGAACTCCTTCGGTTTTATCGAATGATGAAATCAATTTTTTAATTTCTGAAGTTTATAAAAACTATAAAGTTGTAGAAAACCCTGAAATTACGCTTGAAGCCAATCCAGATGATTTGTCAGCGCAACGAATTCTGGAATTATCTAAAAGTCCGATAAATCGTTTAAGCATCGGAATTCAGTCTTTTTACGAAGAAGATTTGAAGATGATGAATCGCGCTCATAATTCGGCGGAAGCCAAAAAATGTTTGGAAGAAGCAACGAAATACTTTGATAATATTTCATTGGATTTAATTTACGGAATTCCAGGAATGAGTGACGAAATGTGGAAACAGAATATTCAGACTGCTTTAGATTTCAGCATTCCACATATTTCTAGCTATGCTTTGACGGTTGAGCCAAAAACAGCTTTGAGCAAATTAATTCAAACTGGAAAAATTGCTGAACCTCAAGACGAAGTGGCGTCTAATCATTTTGCGATTTTGGTCGAAATGCTTCAAAAAAATGGTTTTATTCATTACGAATTATCCAATTTCGGGAAAGAGAATTATTTCTCCAAAAACAATTCGGCTTATTGGCTGGGTAAAAAATATATCGGAATCGGTCCTTCGGCTCATAGTTATGATGGCGAAAAAAGAGGCTGGAATATTGCGAATAATTCTTTGTATTTAAAAGCGATTCAAAACGACGAACTTCCAATAGAAACAGAAATCCTGACTATTTCAGATCGTTATAATGAATATATTATGACAGGATTGCGAACAATTTGGGGCGTTTCTTTAGAGAGAATTGAAAAGGAATTCGGGTCAGAATATTTAAATTATTTACTGGAACAATCTCAAAAGTTCTTAAAAGACGATTTGTTATCTGTCGAAAACAACATTTTAAAACCAACTCCAAAAGGAAAATTTTTAACGGATGGAATTGCTTCAGATTTGTTTTATGTTGAAAGCTAA
- the ruvC gene encoding crossover junction endodeoxyribonuclease RuvC, with amino-acid sequence MIQERIILGIDPGTTIMGFGLIKVINKKMEFLQLNELQLSKYDNHYQKLRIIFERTIELIETHCPDEIAIEAPFFGKNVQSMLKLGRAQGVAMAAGLSRGIPITEYEPKKIKMAITGNGNASKEQVAKMLQQLLGLKELPKNLDSTDGLAAAVCHHFNSGKVVAGKSYSGWDAFVKQNEDRVKK; translated from the coding sequence TTGATACAAGAACGCATCATATTAGGTATTGACCCTGGAACCACGATTATGGGTTTTGGATTGATTAAAGTAATCAATAAAAAAATGGAATTTCTGCAATTAAACGAATTGCAACTTTCCAAATACGACAATCATTACCAAAAACTAAGAATCATTTTTGAACGAACCATCGAATTAATTGAAACGCATTGTCCAGACGAAATTGCAATTGAAGCGCCTTTCTTCGGCAAAAACGTGCAATCGATGCTGAAACTAGGACGCGCGCAAGGTGTTGCAATGGCAGCAGGGCTTTCGAGAGGAATTCCGATTACAGAATACGAACCTAAAAAGATAAAAATGGCGATTACCGGAAATGGAAATGCCAGCAAAGAACAAGTTGCCAAAATGCTGCAACAGCTTTTGGGTCTAAAAGAATTACCAAAAAATCTTGACTCAACAGATGGTTTGGCTGCAGCGGTTTGCCATCATTTTAATTCGGGAAAAGTTGTGGCTGGAAAAAGTTATTCTGGTTGGGATGCTTTTGTGAAACAAAACGAGGATCGAGTTAAGAAATGA
- a CDS encoding glycosyltransferase family 2 protein yields the protein MIFGLFAILAIYIVSIFLLIYGFFKVQQYQKRDLKPKTSFTIIVPFRNEEENLPNLLNSISNLNYPTDLFEVILVDDASIEKFQVSIFRFQVSIIDNIRISSSPKKDAITTAMQHVKTDWVITTDADCIVPENWLLTFDNYIQEKKVSMLAGAVTYQCENSFLDHFQQLDLTSLQGATIGSFGIKKGFMCNGANFAYTKSLFESLNGFDGNDKIASGDDVFLLQKAIEKFPDEVHYLKGTDAIVITKPTENWKALFYQRVRWAAKTSSYRSTFGKLLGLIVFFGNLSFVIGFFSVILGIWSYAIFVLFAFSKFAIDYVLLFITNQFLTKTRIKSLLLSSLLYPFFSSIVALYSLVGSYEWKDRQFKK from the coding sequence ATGATTTTCGGATTGTTTGCCATATTAGCCATTTATATCGTTAGCATTTTTTTGCTGATTTATGGTTTTTTCAAAGTGCAGCAATATCAGAAAAGAGATTTAAAGCCGAAGACTAGTTTTACGATTATAGTTCCGTTTCGGAATGAAGAAGAAAACTTGCCAAATCTTTTAAACAGCATTTCGAACTTAAATTATCCGACAGATTTATTTGAAGTGATTTTAGTTGATGACGCTTCAATTGAAAAGTTTCAGGTTTCAATTTTCAGGTTCCAAGTTTCAATAATTGATAACATTAGAATTTCCAGTTCTCCCAAAAAGGACGCCATTACAACGGCAATGCAGCATGTAAAAACCGATTGGGTTATTACAACCGATGCCGATTGTATTGTTCCTGAAAACTGGCTTTTAACGTTTGATAATTATATTCAGGAAAAGAAAGTTTCTATGTTGGCAGGAGCAGTAACTTATCAATGCGAAAACTCATTTTTAGATCATTTCCAGCAATTAGATTTAACAAGTCTTCAAGGCGCGACTATTGGAAGTTTTGGGATAAAGAAAGGTTTTATGTGCAACGGAGCCAATTTTGCCTACACAAAATCATTGTTTGAAAGCTTAAACGGCTTTGATGGAAACGACAAAATTGCCAGCGGAGATGATGTGTTTTTACTTCAGAAAGCAATTGAAAAGTTCCCTGACGAAGTTCATTATTTAAAAGGCACAGATGCAATTGTGATTACTAAGCCAACAGAGAATTGGAAAGCTCTTTTTTATCAACGAGTGCGTTGGGCGGCTAAAACTAGTTCATATAGAAGCACTTTTGGTAAACTCTTGGGCTTGATTGTTTTCTTTGGAAATCTGAGTTTTGTTATTGGCTTTTTCTCTGTGATTTTAGGAATTTGGTCTTATGCCATTTTTGTGCTTTTTGCTTTTTCTAAGTTTGCAATCGATTATGTTTTGCTTTTTATAACGAATCAATTTTTGACAAAAACTAGAATAAAAAGCCTTTTATTGAGTAGTTTGCTGTATCCGTTTTTTAGTTCGATAGTGGCTTTGTATAGTTTGGTTGGTTCTTATGAATGGAAAGATCGCCAGTTTAAAAAATAG
- a CDS encoding DUF456 domain-containing protein, giving the protein MDLLLVLLGLICVIVGVFGSFLPVLPGLSSCWVGLLLLYLTKAVENNYWVLGITFLVMVIITILDYVIPSKGTKKFGGSSYGVWGTNIGLIVGILAPIPFGVIIGPFAGALIGELLYDSQNHKRALKAATGSVLGFLASSFVNFFFSVIYLGIFLTILWQNRHLIF; this is encoded by the coding sequence ATGGATTTACTTTTGGTATTGCTGGGACTTATATGTGTAATTGTTGGTGTTTTTGGGAGTTTTCTTCCTGTTTTGCCGGGATTATCAAGCTGTTGGGTAGGATTGTTATTGCTCTATCTGACCAAGGCGGTAGAAAACAATTATTGGGTTCTCGGGATTACTTTTCTTGTAATGGTAATTATCACAATTTTAGACTATGTAATTCCATCAAAAGGGACTAAAAAATTTGGTGGAAGTTCTTACGGAGTCTGGGGAACGAATATTGGTTTAATTGTTGGAATTCTTGCGCCAATTCCGTTTGGAGTTATTATTGGACCGTTTGCCGGGGCGTTAATTGGTGAGCTATTATACGATTCTCAAAATCACAAACGCGCTTTGAAAGCGGCTACTGGCTCTGTACTCGGATTCTTAGCTTCGAGTTTTGTTAACTTCTTTTTCTCAGTAATTTATCTAGGTATTTTTCTGACTATCCTTTGGCAAAATAGACACTTGATTTTCTAA
- a CDS encoding DUF937 domain-containing protein — translation MTPNLQIELRRFISSNVVSKLNKFYFENDALLIKGIDVSIGTILMGLYNKAEESDFYSEIVSLIQEDSTFYQEVDFNAGRILSVDDCYRLEGNVLLKELFSNKKGRISEMVSNEVGIKSETAREILNFSALLVMSYLRYNLQLIESLKLLLEDQKRDILNSIPPGIKIILGFSNYETVEDKNQSIGRSIFTLFGHNFFSF, via the coding sequence ATGACCCCAAACCTACAAATTGAACTTAGACGCTTTATTTCTTCTAATGTTGTCTCCAAGTTAAACAAGTTTTATTTTGAGAATGATGCACTTTTAATCAAGGGAATAGACGTCTCGATCGGCACAATTTTGATGGGACTCTACAACAAAGCCGAAGAATCTGATTTTTACTCCGAAATTGTTTCTCTTATCCAAGAAGATTCCACTTTTTACCAAGAAGTAGATTTTAATGCAGGCAGAATTTTATCAGTCGACGACTGTTACCGTTTAGAAGGAAATGTATTGCTGAAAGAATTGTTTTCTAACAAAAAAGGCAGAATTTCAGAAATGGTTTCTAACGAAGTTGGCATCAAAAGCGAAACAGCCAGAGAAATACTTAACTTTTCGGCATTACTTGTAATGTCTTATTTAAGATACAATCTTCAATTAATAGAAAGTTTAAAACTCCTTTTAGAAGATCAAAAAAGAGATATTTTAAACAGCATTCCGCCCGGAATCAAAATCATCCTAGGTTTTTCAAATTACGAAACAGTAGAAGATAAAAACCAATCTATCGGAAGATCTATTTTTACCCTTTTCGGACATAATTTCTTTAGTTTTTAA
- a CDS encoding pseudouridine synthase, which yields MNNKEGNNKRGGSRPNSSRPNSNKPKPPMAKRAQGPKKVKPEVKAAQEAAAEKFRKQNQPAKRQKASDEIRLNKYISNSGVCSRRDADIYIQSGNVKVNGTVVTEMGYLVKLNDVVNFDGVTLTPEKKEYILLNKPKNFTTAFDEGQEYRNVLELVRGATNAKIAAVGRMDKNTTGLLLFTNDTDMIRKFTLPNQKSSKIYQVSLDKNLKFEDLEKISKGLVLDGHRVFVEEVSYIDNEPKSEVGLKLRTANVKVVRSIFESFEYNVLRIDRVSFAGLTKKNLPRGNWRFLTDQEVINLKNV from the coding sequence ATGAACAACAAGGAAGGCAACAATAAAAGAGGCGGATCGAGACCAAATAGCTCACGACCAAACTCTAACAAGCCAAAACCTCCTATGGCTAAGCGCGCGCAAGGGCCTAAAAAAGTAAAACCTGAAGTTAAAGCTGCTCAGGAAGCTGCTGCTGAAAAATTTAGAAAACAAAATCAGCCAGCGAAGAGACAAAAAGCTTCAGATGAAATTCGTCTGAACAAATACATCTCTAATTCTGGTGTTTGTTCTCGTCGTGACGCCGACATTTATATTCAGTCTGGAAACGTTAAAGTGAACGGTACTGTAGTTACAGAAATGGGTTATTTGGTAAAACTGAATGATGTTGTAAACTTTGACGGTGTGACATTAACTCCTGAAAAGAAAGAATATATTTTATTGAATAAACCTAAAAACTTTACAACTGCCTTTGATGAAGGCCAGGAATATCGTAACGTTCTAGAACTTGTTCGTGGTGCTACAAATGCAAAAATTGCTGCTGTCGGAAGAATGGACAAGAATACAACTGGTTTGCTTTTGTTTACAAACGACACCGATATGATTCGTAAATTTACATTGCCGAATCAGAAATCATCTAAAATATATCAGGTTTCTTTAGACAAAAACTTAAAATTTGAAGATTTAGAAAAAATCAGCAAAGGTTTAGTTCTTGACGGACACCGCGTTTTTGTTGAAGAAGTAAGCTATATTGATAATGAACCAAAAAGCGAAGTTGGTCTTAAACTACGTACGGCTAACGTAAAAGTGGTGCGTTCTATTTTTGAATCTTTCGAATATAATGTTTTAAGAATTGACCGTGTTTCGTTTGCTGGATTGACCAAAAAGAATCTTCCTCGCGGAAACTGGCGCTTTTTGACCGATCAAGAAGTTATCAATTTGAAAAACGTATAA
- a CDS encoding geranylgeranylglycerol-phosphate geranylgeranyltransferase — MLSRQHKLLVMKIVSLFSVVRGYNIPIIVLAQYLSAIFILAPEIRALDILLDFPLFLIVFASAITIASGYIINNFYDSQKDLINRPNKSMLDRLVSQKTKLNVYFSLNFLAVLMAFIVSWRAFLFFSGYIFMIWFYSHKIKKYPIIGNLMSALLAVTPFFAILLYFYNKISFEEIENHMSHFVVISAHAVFLFLLLLIREMIKDLENLKGDLVSEYRTIPVLYGEKISKQIITVLTLSTILPVYVLVNIYDVGYMDIYFYVCFGVLLFFLIYLWKSDSKEQYLKLHNVLKFLIVSGVCCIVLINPSVLWHGRELISNY, encoded by the coding sequence ATGTTAAGCAGACAACACAAACTTTTAGTAATGAAAATTGTTAGTCTGTTCTCTGTAGTTCGAGGTTACAATATTCCTATTATTGTTTTAGCACAATACTTATCGGCAATTTTTATACTGGCACCAGAAATTAGAGCACTGGATATCTTGCTTGATTTTCCTTTGTTTTTAATTGTTTTTGCTTCAGCTATTACAATTGCTTCTGGTTATATTATCAATAATTTTTACGATAGCCAGAAAGATCTGATTAATCGTCCGAATAAATCAATGCTCGATCGTTTGGTAAGTCAGAAAACTAAATTAAACGTTTATTTCAGTTTGAATTTTCTTGCGGTTCTAATGGCTTTTATAGTTTCGTGGAGAGCTTTTTTGTTCTTTTCAGGCTATATTTTTATGATTTGGTTTTATTCGCATAAAATTAAAAAGTATCCAATTATTGGGAATTTAATGTCTGCATTGCTTGCTGTGACACCTTTTTTTGCCATTTTACTTTATTTCTATAATAAGATTTCGTTTGAAGAAATTGAGAATCACATGAGTCATTTTGTGGTGATTTCGGCACATGCGGTTTTCCTGTTTCTGCTTTTGTTGATTCGCGAAATGATAAAAGATCTTGAAAACCTGAAAGGTGACTTGGTAAGTGAGTATAGAACAATTCCGGTTTTATACGGAGAAAAAATTTCTAAGCAAATTATAACAGTTTTGACTTTGTCTACCATCTTACCTGTTTATGTTTTGGTTAATATTTATGACGTGGGCTATATGGATATTTATTTTTACGTCTGTTTTGGAGTTTTGCTTTTCTTCCTAATTTATTTATGGAAATCTGATTCTAAAGAACAATATCTAAAACTTCATAATGTTCTTAAGTTCCTGATTGTATCTGGCGTTTGCTGCATTGTTCTCATTAATCCAAGCGTCTTATGGCATGGTCGCGAATTGATTTCTAATTACTAA
- a CDS encoding DUF502 domain-containing protein, whose product MKSILKILKATFLGGILFLVPLVVLLIVLEKGYGLVQKTTLPLVSTLPKVSVLGLAIQELVGILIIVLICFIAGLLAKTAAAEKLVQKLEDGILSFVPGYSFMKSMNENILGLESKDDLKVILVPTDAGLQFAFLIEQVSDEKFTVFIPDAPNPWSGSVVFVDKKDITEIDITQKQALACIRKLGYGSEELLKNKL is encoded by the coding sequence ATGAAAAGTATTTTAAAGATTCTCAAAGCAACTTTTTTAGGAGGAATTCTGTTCTTAGTACCGCTGGTTGTACTATTAATCGTTTTGGAAAAAGGATATGGTCTTGTACAAAAGACTACACTGCCACTTGTAAGCACTTTACCAAAAGTAAGCGTTTTAGGTCTTGCAATTCAGGAGCTTGTTGGAATATTAATCATAGTTCTAATTTGTTTTATTGCTGGATTATTGGCAAAAACTGCAGCCGCAGAAAAATTAGTTCAGAAATTAGAAGACGGAATTTTAAGTTTTGTTCCTGGCTATTCATTTATGAAAAGCATGAATGAAAATATATTGGGTTTAGAATCTAAAGACGATTTAAAAGTAATTTTAGTCCCTACAGATGCGGGTTTGCAATTTGCTTTTTTAATAGAGCAAGTCAGTGATGAGAAATTCACCGTCTTTATACCAGATGCTCCAAATCCGTGGAGCGGATCAGTAGTTTTTGTAGACAAAAAAGACATTACAGAAATCGACATTACACAAAAACAAGCTTTGGCGTGCATTCGAAAATTAGGTTATGGATCTGAAGAATTGTTAAAAAACAAGCTCTAG
- a CDS encoding mevalonate kinase family protein → MKGPLFYSKILLFGEYGIIRDSKGLSIPYNFYNGALKKSEEPTEEAISSNRSLRSFASYLEVLHTQQPELVTFDLETLKNDVETGMYFDSSIPQGYGVGSSGALVAAIYDKYATNKITVLENLTREKLLHLKNIFSQMESFFHGKSSGLDPLNSYLSIPILINSKDNIEATGIPTQSFDGKGAVFLLDSGIVGETAPMVSIFMENLKDKGFRAMLKNQFVKYTDACVENFLHGDMKSLFTNTKKLSKVVLNHFKPMIPEQFHGIWQHGIDTNDYYLKLCGSGGGGYILGFTEDLERAKASLKDYKLEVVYQF, encoded by the coding sequence ATGAAAGGACCACTATTTTACTCAAAAATATTACTCTTTGGAGAATACGGAATTATCCGCGACTCTAAAGGACTTTCTATTCCTTATAACTTTTACAATGGCGCTTTAAAAAAATCTGAAGAGCCTACAGAAGAAGCAATTTCATCAAACAGAAGTTTAAGAAGTTTTGCTTCTTATCTTGAAGTGTTGCATACACAGCAACCAGAATTGGTTACTTTCGATTTAGAAACTTTAAAAAATGATGTTGAAACTGGAATGTACTTCGATTCTAGTATTCCGCAAGGATATGGCGTTGGAAGTAGCGGTGCGCTTGTTGCAGCTATTTATGATAAATATGCTACCAACAAAATCACTGTTCTGGAGAATCTGACTCGTGAAAAATTATTACACTTAAAAAATATATTTTCTCAAATGGAAAGCTTTTTCCACGGAAAAAGTTCTGGTTTAGACCCTTTAAACAGCTATTTGAGTATTCCAATCCTGATTAATTCTAAAGATAATATTGAAGCTACTGGAATTCCGACTCAAAGTTTTGACGGAAAAGGTGCGGTCTTTTTGTTAGATTCAGGAATTGTGGGCGAAACTGCTCCAATGGTTAGCATTTTTATGGAAAACTTAAAAGATAAAGGTTTCCGTGCCATGCTTAAAAACCAGTTTGTAAAATATACCGATGCTTGTGTAGAAAACTTTTTACATGGTGACATGAAATCTTTGTTTACCAATACTAAAAAGCTTTCTAAAGTTGTTTTAAATCATTTTAAACCAATGATTCCAGAACAATTTCACGGAATCTGGCAACACGGAATTGATACAAACGATTATTACCTAAAACTTTGCGGTTCTGGTGGTGGAGGTTATATTCTAGGTTTTACGGAAGATTTAGAAAGAGCCAAAGCGTCCTTGAAAGACTATAAATTAGAAGTAGTTTATCAGTTTTAA
- a CDS encoding diphosphomevalonate/mevalonate 3,5-bisphosphate decarboxylase family protein, which produces MFTAADFIPNPYTSTIENGNFEWSAPSNIALVKYWGKKDNQIPANPSVSFTLNNCKTITKLAFSKKDASTPLSETNGFSFDLLFEGKPKEDFKPKIQKFLERVEVYLPFLKDYHFTIDTQNTFPHSSGIASSASGMAALAMNFMSLERKLNPEMADDYFFQKASFLARLGSGSACRSVKGNVVVWGNQANIEGSTDLFGVEFPYTIHQNFKNYQDTILLVDKGEKQVSSTVGHDLMHNHPYAERRFAQAHENLDKLIAIFESGNLDEFIKVVESEALTLHAMMMTSMPYFILMKPNTLQIINAIWKFRNETKIPVCFTLDAGANVHVLYPENVSEKVLQFIQDELVVFCQNGQYICDKIGSGAIAL; this is translated from the coding sequence ATGTTTACAGCAGCCGATTTTATACCAAATCCATATACTTCAACAATCGAAAACGGAAATTTTGAATGGAGCGCTCCAAGCAACATTGCATTGGTGAAATACTGGGGGAAAAAAGACAACCAGATTCCTGCAAATCCTTCTGTAAGTTTTACTTTGAATAATTGTAAAACGATCACCAAACTTGCGTTCTCTAAAAAAGACGCTTCGACTCCGCTCAGCGAGACAAATGGTTTTTCTTTTGATTTGCTTTTTGAAGGAAAACCAAAAGAAGACTTTAAACCAAAGATTCAGAAGTTTTTAGAAAGAGTTGAGGTTTATTTGCCGTTTTTGAAAGACTATCATTTTACGATTGACACTCAGAACACTTTTCCACACAGCTCAGGAATTGCTTCTTCAGCGTCTGGAATGGCTGCATTGGCAATGAATTTTATGAGTTTAGAAAGGAAACTAAATCCTGAGATGGCGGATGATTATTTCTTTCAAAAAGCTTCATTTCTAGCTCGTTTAGGTTCTGGAAGTGCTTGCCGAAGCGTAAAAGGAAATGTAGTAGTTTGGGGGAATCAGGCTAATATTGAAGGAAGCACCGACTTATTTGGAGTTGAATTTCCATATACAATTCACCAGAACTTCAAGAATTATCAAGATACTATTTTATTGGTTGACAAAGGCGAAAAACAAGTTTCGAGTACCGTTGGACACGATCTAATGCACAATCATCCGTATGCCGAAAGACGTTTTGCACAAGCACACGAAAATCTAGATAAATTGATTGCCATTTTTGAAAGTGGAAACTTAGACGAATTCATCAAAGTTGTAGAAAGTGAAGCTTTGACTTTGCATGCCATGATGATGACTTCGATGCCGTATTTTATTTTAATGAAACCTAATACATTACAAATCATAAATGCAATCTGGAAATTCAGAAATGAAACCAAGATTCCAGTATGTTTTACGCTTGATGCTGGAGCAAATGTTCATGTACTTTATCCTGAAAACGTTAGCGAAAAAGTATTACAATTTATTCAGGATGAATTAGTTGTTTTTTGTCAGAATGGTCAGTACATTTGCGACAAAATTGGGAGCGGTGCAATTGCATTATAA
- a CDS encoding TspO/MBR family protein has protein sequence MNKFVKIAIALVICLTVGYSAGVVTKPSIETWYVMLEKPVFNPPNWIFMPVWTVIYILMAIAAALVWDRIKENTEEVKKALLFFIIQLILNSIWSYLFFGLKNPMLALIEIVLLWLMIYETYLKFIKINKISGYLLIPYLAWVGFATVLNASIWWLNK, from the coding sequence ATGAATAAGTTCGTAAAAATCGCTATAGCTTTAGTAATTTGTTTAACAGTAGGATATTCTGCCGGAGTAGTTACAAAACCCAGCATTGAAACTTGGTATGTCATGCTGGAAAAGCCAGTTTTTAATCCACCGAACTGGATTTTTATGCCAGTTTGGACTGTGATTTATATTTTAATGGCAATTGCAGCGGCGTTGGTTTGGGATAGAATAAAAGAAAATACAGAAGAGGTTAAAAAAGCATTGCTGTTCTTTATCATTCAATTGATTTTAAACTCAATTTGGTCTTATTTATTTTTTGGATTAAAAAATCCGATGTTGGCTTTAATCGAAATTGTTCTTTTATGGCTAATGATTTATGAAACGTATTTGAAATTCATCAAAATCAATAAAATTTCAGGTTATTTATTAATTCCATATTTGGCTTGGGTTGGATTTGCGACAGTTTTGAATGCTAGTATTTGGTGGTTGAATAAGTAA
- a CDS encoding tetratricopeptide repeat protein has protein sequence MNRFKIFVAILVLISFKAFACLNGETKILKNGAYAYQDYDGINPQGHYFFKGDFPRLIIELDSLYKKTKDLDYLSDKGYLLIVLGKYDEALKLYLNIEKIKPNRYSTASNLGTLYELMGENQKAYDWIKKSIAINPKSHEGSEWLHLKILEAKIKNLKDVSGQFLINTNFGTSREPKTKLSQKEIEELAQSIYFQVNERMSFIEPKDKIIAILLFELGNLAELLGKNNSALETYRTARNYGYEGDLIVERMINSAQGEIDYYRERAVSYGSQLRELRESKGNIYSDYISQIEIIIIILSGIMLILLIVFVVFFLKWKKLKKTTSTS, from the coding sequence ATGAATAGATTTAAAATCTTCGTGGCTATTTTGGTTTTGATATCATTTAAAGCTTTTGCTTGTTTGAATGGTGAAACTAAAATTTTAAAAAATGGAGCTTATGCTTATCAAGATTATGATGGAATTAATCCTCAAGGGCATTATTTTTTCAAGGGAGATTTTCCAAGATTGATTATTGAACTTGACAGCTTATATAAGAAGACCAAAGATTTAGATTATCTATCTGATAAAGGATATCTTTTAATTGTTCTAGGAAAATATGATGAAGCTCTAAAATTATATCTGAACATTGAAAAAATTAAACCTAATAGATATTCCACGGCATCTAACTTAGGAACACTTTACGAATTAATGGGTGAAAACCAAAAAGCCTATGATTGGATTAAAAAGTCTATTGCTATAAATCCAAAATCTCATGAAGGATCAGAATGGCTTCACTTGAAAATATTAGAAGCAAAAATCAAGAATTTAAAGGATGTTTCAGGTCAGTTTTTAATAAATACAAATTTTGGAACTTCACGTGAGCCTAAAACAAAATTGTCTCAAAAAGAGATTGAGGAATTGGCACAATCAATTTATTTTCAGGTAAATGAAAGAATGTCTTTTATAGAACCAAAAGATAAAATTATTGCTATTCTACTCTTTGAACTTGGCAATCTTGCAGAATTGTTAGGAAAAAATAACAGTGCGCTTGAGACTTACAGAACTGCAAGAAATTATGGTTATGAGGGAGATTTGATTGTAGAAAGAATGATCAATAGCGCTCAAGGTGAAATTGATTACTATCGTGAAAGAGCAGTAAGTTATGGTTCTCAACTTCGTGAATTAAGAGAAAGCAAAGGGAATATATATTCAGATTATATATCTCAAATTGAAATAATTATTATTATCCTTTCGGGAATAATGCTAATTTTATTAATTGTTTTTGTTGTGTTTTTTTTAAAATGGAAGAAATTAAAAAAAACTACTTCAACTTCTTAA